In Methanomicrobiales archaeon, the DNA window CGAGAAAACACGCCATCGGCCAGATGATCCAGTCGCTGCGGATCGACTCCCCCGACGTCAACGTTATCGCCTCGTTCGGGGAGGACGCAGCCGTAATCGAGCATGGATCCGAAGCTCTCCTCCTCGCGGCCGACGGGATCTGGAGCCAGCTGATGGAGGTCGATCCCGTCTGGGCCGGCTACTGCTCCATTCTCGTGAACATCCACGACATCGCCGCCATGGGCGGCAGACCGATCGCGGTCGTGGACGTCCTCTCGGCATCCGACGAGCGGATCCGGGAGATGGTCACCCGCGGGATGCTGGAGGCCTCGGCTCAGTTCGGGGTCCCCATCGTTGGCGGGCATCTCCATCCCGATACCCCCTACAGCGTCATCGATGTGGCGATTCTGGGTTCGGCCCGGCTGGATTCGATCATCTACAGCAGCACCGCCCGGGACGGCGATCGGGTGATCGCCGCCGTCGACCTGGGGGGCAGGGTTCACCCCTCCTGTGCCCTGAACTGGGACTCCGTGACGATGAAGCCGCCCGACCAGGTGCGGGCGCAGATCGGGCTCCTCCAGAGGCTGGGGGAGGAGCACCTGCTGACGGCGGGCAAGGATATCAGCAACCCCGGCGTCCTCGGCACCCTGGGCATGCTGCTCGAGGTGAGCAACAAGGGCGCCGTGATCGAGATCGACGCGATCCCCCGCCCGGATCTCGCCAGGCACGGGATCACCTTCGAGCACTGGGTGCGCATGTACCCCGGCATGGGGTTCGTGCTCACCGCCCGGGACGAGCACGTGGAGGAGGTCTGCAGGCGGTTTGCCGGCGTCGGTATCACCGCCCGCCCCATCGGCAGGGTGGACGGGAGCAGAAACCTCACGATCCGGTACCGCGGACGGGCGACCTCCGTATTCGATCTGGAGAAGGATGGAATCATGCGGCTCTTCACCAGGGCGGGTGCTGCTCTGCCATGATCGTGGGAATCGGCGTTCTCACCGAACCGGAGAAGGTTCTGTCCAGCGTGCGGTCCGTGCTGGACCGGCTGGACGTGGTCTGCTACTGCCCGGAGAATTTTCAGGCCGCCGAGGACGTTCCGCTGTTGCGGAGCGAGAACCCGGAAGAGGAACTCGTGCTGGATCTGGTCGAGGGGAGGATACACGCGGCTGTCCGCGGCACTCTGCCGGCAAACGCCACGCTGCGAGCGCTGAAACGTGCATGCGGGGTCGATCACCTCTCCCGCGTCGCCCTGCTGGAGACCGCGGCGGGAAAGCGGTTCCTGCTGGCGCCGGTCGGGGTGGACGAGGGGTGGACGGTCGCGGGCAAGCTCGAGCTGATCGAGAAGGGCAAGGAGATTGCGCGGAGGTTCGGGCTGACCGAGCGGGTCGCCGTGCTCGCCGGCGGGCGGTACGGGGATGCCGGGCGGCATCCCGCCGTCGATCGGAGCCTGGCGGACGCCGAACTTGTCGCCCGCCTGGCTCAGGCGGAACCCTGGGAGATCCTGATCGAAGATGCGATCGGGGAGTGCGGGCTGATCATCGCCCCCGACGGGATCAGCGGGAACCTCATCTTCCGCACCCTCACCTTCCTCGGCGGGGGGAAGGGGCACGGGGCGCCCGTGGTGAATATCGACAGAATTTTTGTCGATACCTCGCGCGCCTCGCCGGACTACAGGAATGCCCTATTGCTCGCAGCATCACTGGCCAAAACATAAATATCTTCATTTTGCTGCTGTTACTTAGAAAAAGCCGTGAAAAGGGCCCGGAATTTTTCAACGACAAATTTCGTTCCTTCCACGATCCTGTGCCCATATGTTGCTCTATCGTGTGATAGAATCCTAAATTATCGAGGAAACGACGAAAGGTATTTATACTAATTGATATACCTTGTTTTGAGGTGGTTAAATGGCAGATCTACCTATTGCAGCGGTTGTACGAATCGCGAAGAAGAACGGTGCTGAGAGGGTCGGGAGCGATGCCGCTTCCGCACTCGTGACGAAGGCCGAGGCGTACATCGCCAACCTGACGAAGGAGGCCAACCGTCTCGCCCAGCACGCTGGCCGAAAGACGATCAAGGAAGAGGATGTCGAGCTCGCGGCCAAGTCCGCGTAAGCATCCTTTTTCTCTTATTCCCGGTTACAGCGCATCTTGCGAACAGGCTGCCTCTTCCTGGGCGACATTCTTCCATAGAATCCATCTCCTGACCCACCCTGCTCGTCCTGCCGCTTCTGGAGCGACACCGAGCCCGATTCTGGTTGATCCCCCGCAAACGCCCTTCCAGCGCCAGCGGGATTGAGCAGCGGCAACTGGATTTCTCGCCGCACCGGCTTCTGGCGGCGATCGTCTGGGGGCGGCACCGCCTGAGGAGGCGGAGACTCTCCCACGAACCTGCCGCCATCTCCCGCACGAGGGACGACATGACCTCATGGGATGGCTTCCTTCGGCCCAATATGCGGATGCGACGATGCAGCCCCATGACCCATCTGCCGTGGCCCCCCTTCTCCGTTGTCCCATCCCAACTCCGATAGGGATTTTTGGATGCGATGGAGGAGGTTTGTTCCCCTCTCCCAGGTTGAGCGTCCTGAGTTCCGGTGTAGGTGGTCGGACTTGGATCTCCATATTCATGCTCAAGGATTCTACAGGCCCCATCGCAACAAAAGGGGAGGGGACGCGTCCCCCTCCCCCTTTGAAACCCCCTCCCCATTCTGTTGCGATCGGGCCGATAGTGGGAACTCAGGATCGGAGCTGGATTCGGGGTCAAGTCGGTATTCTCCCATGAGCGTAGAAGTTCGATCGTATACCGGATAATAGTAGAGATTCTGAAGAGAGGGATCGCGTGGTTCTCCTCTCAAGGATAGCGTACCGCGGGGGTGAGCGGCGAACGAGGAAGAGGGCGCACCCCTCTCCCCCCATACCCCGCCCCGAAAGCAGCGATAGACCTGGTTCTGGGGGTTCCCCGATACGGCATTATGCCCGGCCACAATGCACCAGCGGGCGCGGAAGAGGGATCTTGTAGCCCCTTCCCGCCATTCTGTACCGATGGCATGGGGAGACGGCCCGGAAAAGCGCTTCGATCAACCCTCTCCGGCCATCAGCCTGCTCACGGGTGCATGCGTGTGAGGAGTTCATCCCACGGGATGCCGTCCCGCCCGACCACAAAAAAGACGGAGGGATATATGCATCAGAGCACGCCCTTGGTGCTCGGGATCTCGGATCGCCCCGGCAGCACCGCCGTCGCCTCTCCGAGAGCGATCCCGAACGCCTTGAAGATCGCCTCGCAGGTGTGGTGGTCGTTGCTCCCGCTGAAGGCGATATGCGCCGTCACCCCCGCGTGGATGCAGCAGCTGTAGAAGAAGTGCTCAAAGAGATCGGGCGGGATGCCCCCGACCTGGGGCATCCCGAACTCTCCGCGGAAGACCAGGTAGCCCCGCCCGCTGCAGTCGATCGCCACCTGGGCGAGCGCCTCGTCCATGGGGATGAGGGCATGGGCGAACCGCCGGATCCCTCTCCCGTCGCCGACCGCCTGTTTGATCGCCGTTCCCAGAGCGATCCCCAGATCCTCCACCAGGTGGTGACTGTCCACCTCCAGATCCCCCTTCGCCTTTACCGTGAGCGAGAATCCGCCGTGGCGGCTCATCGACGTGAGCATGTGATCCATGAACGGCAGCCCCGTCCTGACCGAGGTCTTGCCCCCGTCCAGATCCAGGATCACCTCGATATCGGTCTCGCCCGTCTTCCGCTGTACCGTCCCCTTTCTCATCCGGCAGCCTCCAATGCATCCTTCAACGAGATCTTCCCGCTGTACAGGGCGGAGCCCAGCACGGCGCCGCTCGCCCCCAGGTCCCGCAGCGCCCGCACATCGTCGGTGCTGGAGATGCCGCCGGCGGCAACCACGGGCAGCGCCGTGGACTCCAGGAGGGCGACGAGCGGCGGCAGCTGGATCCCCTCCTCCAGCCCCTCGACGTCCACGTTGGTGAAGAGGAGGGATCCGGCTCCCAGCTCCTCGAAACGGTTCGCCCAGACGAGGTAGTCCCCCGCCGGCTCCCTCCAGCCGTTCACCACGATCTGCCCGCCGCGAACGTCGACACCGGCCATCACCCGCTCGGGACCGAACTCGGCGGCGAGAGCCTGGATGCACTCGGGCTCCCGCACCGCCAGCGTTCCCAGGATCACCCTTGAAACCCCGAGCTCCAGCCATGCCGCCGCATCGGCAACCGAGCGGATCCCGCCGCCCAGCTGGATAGTGACATCCGTCTCCTGGACCAGCAGGCGGATCAGCTCGGCATTGGCCCGCGACTCTCCGAACGCACCGTCCAGGTTGACCACGTGCAGGGCCTCCGCACCTTCGTTCAGCCACCTGTGGGCGCAGCGGAGCGGTTCTCCGTAGTTCCTCTGGCTCTCGCGCTCCCCCTGGCGAAGCTGGACGCACCGCCCCCCGAGGATATCCACCGCCGGAAAGAGAGTGAATGGCATGTCAGCGCACCATGCGTTCGATGGGCATCACCAGGATGTCCCTGGCCCCCGCACGCTTGAGCTGGTTGATCAGGCTGTAGATCCGCTCCTCGCCCACCACCGCATGGACGGCGACCAGGTTCTCGCTCGCCGCCACTTCCATCACGGTCGGCCCGGAGAGACTCGGCAGCACCGCCTCCACCCCGGGAAGATCGTCCCTGCGGACGTTCATCATCACGTAGCGCTGCCCGCGGGCGCGGATGACACTCTCCAGCGCCAGGCAGATCTCGCCCACCCTCTCCTCCTTCTCCGCGAGGGAGACGGGGTTTGCGATCAGGCGTGTGCTGGTGGAGAGGATCTCTGCCAGGACGTGGAGGCGGTTCATGCGGAGGGTGCTCCCTGAACTGGTCAGATCCACGATCGCGTCCGCGATCCCGAGCTGGGGCGCCGCCTCGCAGGCCCCCCCGACCGGGACGATGCTGACCGATAGCCCGTGCTGTTTGAAGAAACCCTCGGTGATGACGGGGAACTCGGTCGCGATCCGGGCGCCGTTCAGCTGCTCCACCCTGGCGACCCCGGACTCGTCCGGCACCGCCAGCACGACATCCGCCCTGCCGAACTGGAGATCCAGGATCTCCTCGACCGCCGCCTGCCGCTCGACCACCATGTCGTGACCGGTGATCCCCATGTCCGCAACACCGGTGGCGACGTAGCCGGGGATGTCGATGGGACGCGCGAAGAGGATCTCCACCCGCGAGTCACGCGTGCGGGCGATCAGCCGCCGTTCGCTCCCCTCCACCACGTGAAGCCCGCTGTGCTCGATCAGGGTTCGCGTCGGCTCGGCGATCCTCCCTTTGTTGGGGATTGCCAGCCGCACCCGATCAGAAGGTCTTGAGTTCACCTCTGATTACCTTCTCCGTGATTCTGGTGATGTTCTCGAGGGCATCGTCCACGATGCCCTCGATCTCGTGGTTCATGGTCCGGATATCCGCGCCCGCCTTCGGGAGCACCTGGATGCTCGCCGTCAGGGGATGGTCGATGGGATTCCCGATCTGGGAGAGGAACCGAACGTAGATCTCCTCGATCCCGTCCACGCGCTGCACGCACCGCGAGGCCACGTCCGTCGCGAGCAGGTTGTAGATCTTCCCGATGTGGTTGATCGGGTTCTTGCCGCTGACCGCCTCCATGCTCATCGGGCGGTTGGGGGTGATGAGACCATTACAGCGGTTTCCCCGCCCGACGGAGCCGTCGTCCCCCATCTCCGCGGAGGTCCCGGTGACCGTCAGGAAGATGCTCTTCTCGTTGAGGTTGTCAGCCGTGTTCACCTGCACGATCACCCGCCTGTCCGTGTACTTGCGGGCCACGCTCTCGATCTGCTCCTGCAGGAGATCCCGCATCTCGATGTACTCTTTGATGTCGGAGCAGAAACGGTCCACCATGGCGCATGCCACCGTCAGGGTGATGGTGTCTCCGTCCCGCAGCCCCATGAACTTCATATCGTGCCCGTAGATCGGATACCGCGGGCGCAGGTAGTCGTCGACGTAGTCCGAGACGTTCTTCACGATCAGCTCGGTCTCGCTGAACGGGGCATGCCCCACCCCGAAGGAGGTGTCGTTCGCGCGGGGGACCTGCCCACCGCAGGTTCGGAAGACCTCGCGGAGGTCGGTCGAGCCCACCCCCATGCGGACGTCGACGATCACGTCGCTCTCCAGATCGAGGTTGGTGAGGGTGGTGCGGAGATAGTCGCGGGCTGCACGGAGGGCGATGGCGTCCGTGGGGATGTCCACGCCGTTGAACGACTTCGTCGCCCGACCGATGACGAGCACGAAGATCGGGCGGATCACCTTGCCCCCGCCGAATGCGGGGATGGTCTCGCCGCCGATCACCTCCCCCTGATCCGTGTTGTGATGCAGAACGCCGCCGCACTCCTGGATGTACGCCTTGCTCAGCGCCCGGCTGACCGACTCCGCAACACCATCGGCGATGCTGTCGGGGTGACCGATGCCTTTCCGTTCCACCAGTTCGATCCTGCGCTTCTCCAGTGGTGTCTGGTCGATCGACTCTACGCGGATGTTTCTCTCCATTGCATCCCTCATGAACCAGAATATGCCAATATAAAAGGGGGTAGGACATCATTTAACCATTTCCTTTGATCTCGCACGAGAATCCGCGGCCCCGCGGCGGTTCGCCTGCGTATCCGTGCTCCCCGGGCGATTCGTCCGGCGCCGGCATTCACATCCCGGAAGCGGGGGGGGTCTTCGTTCGGGGGAGACGATCGGCACCGAGGTTGCACGGCGGCTGAACCGGCGGGACGGCTGCGCGCCGGCAGGGGGCGGAGACGGCGGGAGCACCCGCCGCACGGCAGGAGGAAGGAGCGGGTTCGGCCGGGATCTTCAAAATGGTATACTGTGACAATCAAGGGTATACAAAAATGTATATATGTGTCCAACGTATACCATAAATGATGCACCAGGCGCCGGTCCGGAGTCCGGACGCACGCCCCGGCCCGCGGATTCGGCGTGGGCGTCTCGGACGCGCCGAACCCCGGGAAACGCGGGTCGCACAGGCAGGTGGGAACGTGGAAAAGACTGGAGATGACGGGGAGATCAGGCTGAATCTGGGAGCGGAGGAGTATCTCGCAGCCGTCGAGCACCAGGCGAAGCCGCTGGTGATACCCCTCTGCCTGGAGGTGCCTCTTCCCGATGTGTCCCCCATCGACGCCTGTACCCGCCTCCGGCAGGACCGGGGATACCTCCTGGAGTCCATGGAAGGCAGCGCAAAGATTGCCCGCTACTCCTTCCTGGGATTGAACCCGGAGCTCGTCGTGACGATCGACGGCTCGGTGCACCTCTCCGGAAACGAACCTTTTGTATCCATCGCGGAAGCGCCCGAGGGGGAGACCCCCATCGATCAGGTGCGGTCGATCCTCCAGCGGTTCACCTACATCAATCTCAAGGCGCCGCGGTTCTTTGGCGGTCTGGTGGGGTACTTCGCCTACGATCTCGTATACGACCTCTACGGGCGCATGCTGCCGCGAGGCGGGGACGGGGACGGTTCGCCGACCGCTCAGTTCATGCTGACGCGGGACTGCGTGGTCTTCGACCACAGGGACAGGAGGCTGTTCATATTCAGCAGCCCGCTCCTGACCTACGACACCGACTTCCTGGGAGAGTACGAGGCGTGCAGGTCGAAGATCCTCTCCATCTACGGGGAGTTCGCGGCGATGGGCGGGAGCGTGGAGCGTTCCGGGCAGCGGCCCCGCGGGAGCGGCGGTCCCCTGCGGTGTTCGTCGAACCTGTCCCGGGCGGAGTTCGGACGGATCGTCGACCGAGTGAAGGAGCATATCCGCGCCGGCGACATCTTCCAGTGCGTCGTCTCGCGGCGGATGGAGTGCGATCTGGGGGCAGATCCATTCGCCGTCTACCGCACGCTGCGCACGCTGAATCCGAGCCCCTACATGTATTACCTCGACTTCGGCGACCTGAAGGTGATCGGATCGAGCCCCGAGATGCTCGTTCGGGTGGAGAAGCGGAGGGTGACGACCGTCCCCATCGCCGGCACGCGCCCGCGGGGCGGCAGCGAGGAGGAGGACCGGCGGCTCGCCGGGGACCTGCTGTCCGACGAGAAGGAGCGGGCGGAGCACACGATGCTCGTGGATCTGGCCAGGAACGACCTCGGGAGGGTCTGCAGGTTCGGATCCGTGCAGGTCGAGGAGTTCATGGGCATCGAGAAGTTCTCCCACGTCCAGCACATCGTCTCCACGGTCCACGGCACCCTGCGGGACAATCTCGACGCCATCGATGCTCTGAAGTCCTGTTTCCCTGCAGGAACGGTCTCCGGCGCGCCGAAGGTCCGCGCCATGCAGATCATCGATGAGGTGGAGCCGGGGCGGCGGGGGCTGTATGCCGGTGCCGTCGGCTACATGGGGTTCGATCGGAACCTGGAGTTCGCCATCGCGATCCGCACGATCCTGGCCTGTCAGGGGAGAGCCCGGATCCAGGTCGGCGCGGGGATCGTGGCCGATTCCGTTCCCGAGAACGAGTGGCGCGAGACGGAGAACAAGGCACAGGGGATGCTGGACGCGATCCAGATGGCGGGGGGATCCGCGTGAGGGTGCTCATCGTCGACTGCTACGACAGCTTCACCTTCAACCTCTACCAGCAGGTCGGTACGCTCGGAGCCCGCCCCATCGTGATCCCGAACGATACGCCCTTCGAGCAGGTGGAGAAGATCGCGTGCGACAGAATCATCCTCTCACCGGGCCCCGGCCGTCCCGAGGATGCCGGAGTCTGCCTGGACATTCTCGATCGCCTGAGCCGCACCATTCCCACGCTGGGGGTCTGCCTGGGCCACCAGGCGATCTACCATGCCTTCGGGGGAGAGGTGACGAGGGCGTCCCGCCTCATGCACGGCAAGACCAGCAGGATCCACCACGACGGACGCGGCATCTTCTCGGGGGTGAAGAACCCCTTCGTCGCCACGCGATACCACTCCCTCGCAGCAGAGCGGGAGGGGATGCCCGATTCGCTGCGGGTGACCGCCGTCAGCCCGGACGACGGCTGCGTGATGGGCGTGCGCCACCGCCGCTATCCCATCGAGGGGATCCAGTTCCATCCGGAGAGCATCCTGTCGGAGGAAGGAGACGCGCTCGTGCGGAACTTCCTCACCGGAGAGGGAAGGCCATGACGCTTGCCCCCGTCATCTCCCGCCTCGTCGCGGGGAACCACCTCTCGGAGAGCGAGGCGGAAGGGGCGATGCGCTCCGTGATGCGGGGGGAGACGTCGCCTGCCGAGCTCGCGAGCCTTCTGACCGCCCTCCAGATGAAGGGAGAGACGAGCCGGGAGATTGCAGCCTTCGCGCGGGTCCTCCGGGAGCACGCGGTGCGGATCCGACCGAAGGTGAGCGGCATGCTCGTGGATACCTGCGGCACCGGCGGGGATCACTCCCATACCTTCAACATCAGCACCACCGCCGCTTTTGTTGCCGCCGGAGGCGGCGTCCCCATCGTGAAGCACGGCAACCGCAGCATCAGCAGCCGCTGCGGATCGGCGGACGTGCTGGAGGCGCTGGGGATCCGCATCGATCTCCCTCCCCGGCAGATGGAGGCGATCGTCGAAGCCATCCGCATCGGGTTCCTGTTCGCGCCCGATTACCACCCGGCGATGCGCCACGCCGCCCCGGTGCGGCGGGAGATCGGCATCCGCACGGTCTTCAACCTGCTGGGGCCGCTGATCAACCCTGCGGGGGCGGAGGCGCAGCTGCTCGGCGTATACCGTCCGGACCTGGTCCACAGGATGGCCGTCGTCCTGCGCCGCCTCGGGGTGCAGAGGGCCATGGTCGTCCACGGCGGCGGGCTGGACGAGATCACGACGGAGGGGGGGACGACGGTATCGGAGCTCGACCACGGGGCGATACGCGACTACTCCCTCCACTGCGGGCGGTACGGTCTCCGGGAGGCGAAGGTCGAGGATATCCGGGGCGGCGGAGCCGCGGAGAACGCCCGTATCCTGCTCGAGGTGCTGGAGGGGGAGCGTGGGGCGGCGCGGGACATCGTGCTCGCCAACGCCGGTGCGGCGATTTACGTGGGCGGGGTGGAGAGGGACCTCGGGTGCGGCATCCGTTCGGCGCAGGCATCGATAGACTCCGGTGCAGCCCTGGCCAAACTGCACCACCTGATCGACAGGACCCGGGAGGCTGCATGATCCTCGACGAGATCGTGCGGCGGACGGAGGCGCGGATCGGGGGTCTGCCGGAGTTCGGGGAGACCGCAGAGGGATCCCCGCGGCGGAGCCTCAGAGAGGCGATCCTCTCCGTGCAGGGGAAGAATGCCGTGATCGCAGAGATCAAATTCGCCTCCCCGTCAGCCGGGCCCCTCCGCCGCCCTGCCGGCGTGGAGAGGATTGCGCGGGAGCTCGCCGCCGGGGGGTGCATCGCGCTCTCCGTCCTCACGGAGCCCTTCTTCTTCCGGGGGGATCCGGAGCACCTGCGGCGGGCCCGGACCGCTGTCCCCCTTCCCGTCCTGCGGAAGGACTTCGTCATCGACGAGCGGCAGCTGCGGGAGA includes these proteins:
- the hisB gene encoding imidazoleglycerol-phosphate dehydratase HisB gives rise to the protein MRKGTVQRKTGETDIEVILDLDGGKTSVRTGLPFMDHMLTSMSRHGGFSLTVKAKGDLEVDSHHLVEDLGIALGTAIKQAVGDGRGIRRFAHALIPMDEALAQVAIDCSGRGYLVFRGEFGMPQVGGIPPDLFEHFFYSCCIHAGVTAHIAFSGSNDHHTCEAIFKAFGIALGEATAVLPGRSEIPSTKGVL
- the mtxX gene encoding methanogenesis marker protein Mmp4/MtxX, with product MIVGIGVLTEPEKVLSSVRSVLDRLDVVCYCPENFQAAEDVPLLRSENPEEELVLDLVEGRIHAAVRGTLPANATLRALKRACGVDHLSRVALLETAAGKRFLLAPVGVDEGWTVAGKLELIEKGKEIARRFGLTERVAVLAGGRYGDAGRHPAVDRSLADAELVARLAQAEPWEILIEDAIGECGLIIAPDGISGNLIFRTLTFLGGGKGHGAPVVNIDRIFVDTSRASPDYRNALLLAASLAKT
- a CDS encoding methionine adenosyltransferase, which encodes MERNIRVESIDQTPLEKRRIELVERKGIGHPDSIADGVAESVSRALSKAYIQECGGVLHHNTDQGEVIGGETIPAFGGGKVIRPIFVLVIGRATKSFNGVDIPTDAIALRAARDYLRTTLTNLDLESDVIVDVRMGVGSTDLREVFRTCGGQVPRANDTSFGVGHAPFSETELIVKNVSDYVDDYLRPRYPIYGHDMKFMGLRDGDTITLTVACAMVDRFCSDIKEYIEMRDLLQEQIESVARKYTDRRVIVQVNTADNLNEKSIFLTVTGTSAEMGDDGSVGRGNRCNGLITPNRPMSMEAVSGKNPINHIGKIYNLLATDVASRCVQRVDGIEEIYVRFLSQIGNPIDHPLTASIQVLPKAGADIRTMNHEIEGIVDDALENITRITEKVIRGELKTF
- the trpE gene encoding anthranilate synthase component I; translation: MEKTGDDGEIRLNLGAEEYLAAVEHQAKPLVIPLCLEVPLPDVSPIDACTRLRQDRGYLLESMEGSAKIARYSFLGLNPELVVTIDGSVHLSGNEPFVSIAEAPEGETPIDQVRSILQRFTYINLKAPRFFGGLVGYFAYDLVYDLYGRMLPRGGDGDGSPTAQFMLTRDCVVFDHRDRRLFIFSSPLLTYDTDFLGEYEACRSKILSIYGEFAAMGGSVERSGQRPRGSGGPLRCSSNLSRAEFGRIVDRVKEHIRAGDIFQCVVSRRMECDLGADPFAVYRTLRTLNPSPYMYYLDFGDLKVIGSSPEMLVRVEKRRVTTVPIAGTRPRGGSEEEDRRLAGDLLSDEKERAEHTMLVDLARNDLGRVCRFGSVQVEEFMGIEKFSHVQHIVSTVHGTLRDNLDAIDALKSCFPAGTVSGAPKVRAMQIIDEVEPGRRGLYAGAVGYMGFDRNLEFAIAIRTILACQGRARIQVGAGIVADSVPENEWRETENKAQGMLDAIQMAGGSA
- the trpD gene encoding anthranilate phosphoribosyltransferase → MTLAPVISRLVAGNHLSESEAEGAMRSVMRGETSPAELASLLTALQMKGETSREIAAFARVLREHAVRIRPKVSGMLVDTCGTGGDHSHTFNISTTAAFVAAGGGVPIVKHGNRSISSRCGSADVLEALGIRIDLPPRQMEAIVEAIRIGFLFAPDYHPAMRHAAPVRREIGIRTVFNLLGPLINPAGAEAQLLGVYRPDLVHRMAVVLRRLGVQRAMVVHGGGLDEITTEGGTTVSELDHGAIRDYSLHCGRYGLREAKVEDIRGGGAAENARILLEVLEGERGAARDIVLANAGAAIYVGGVERDLGCGIRSAQASIDSGAALAKLHHLIDRTREAA
- a CDS encoding aminodeoxychorismate/anthranilate synthase component II, with translation MRVLIVDCYDSFTFNLYQQVGTLGARPIVIPNDTPFEQVEKIACDRIILSPGPGRPEDAGVCLDILDRLSRTIPTLGVCLGHQAIYHAFGGEVTRASRLMHGKTSRIHHDGRGIFSGVKNPFVATRYHSLAAEREGMPDSLRVTAVSPDDGCVMGVRHRRYPIEGIQFHPESILSEEGDALVRNFLTGEGRP
- a CDS encoding histone family protein, with the translated sequence MADLPIAAVVRIAKKNGAERVGSDAASALVTKAEAYIANLTKEANRLAQHAGRKTIKEEDVELAAKSA
- the hisA gene encoding 1-(5-phosphoribosyl)-5-[(5-phosphoribosylamino)methylideneamino]imidazole-4-carboxamide isomerase: MPFTLFPAVDILGGRCVQLRQGERESQRNYGEPLRCAHRWLNEGAEALHVVNLDGAFGESRANAELIRLLVQETDVTIQLGGGIRSVADAAAWLELGVSRVILGTLAVREPECIQALAAEFGPERVMAGVDVRGGQIVVNGWREPAGDYLVWANRFEELGAGSLLFTNVDVEGLEEGIQLPPLVALLESTALPVVAAGGISSTDDVRALRDLGASGAVLGSALYSGKISLKDALEAAG
- a CDS encoding methanogenesis marker 2 protein, with translation MVDHCSIDSVAKAVREYVGVTRKHAIGQMIQSLRIDSPDVNVIASFGEDAAVIEHGSEALLLAADGIWSQLMEVDPVWAGYCSILVNIHDIAAMGGRPIAVVDVLSASDERIREMVTRGMLEASAQFGVPIVGGHLHPDTPYSVIDVAILGSARLDSIIYSSTARDGDRVIAAVDLGGRVHPSCALNWDSVTMKPPDQVRAQIGLLQRLGEEHLLTAGKDISNPGVLGTLGMLLEVSNKGAVIEIDAIPRPDLARHGITFEHWVRMYPGMGFVLTARDEHVEEVCRRFAGVGITARPIGRVDGSRNLTIRYRGRATSVFDLEKDGIMRLFTRAGAALP
- the hisG gene encoding ATP phosphoribosyltransferase, with amino-acid sequence MNSRPSDRVRLAIPNKGRIAEPTRTLIEHSGLHVVEGSERRLIARTRDSRVEILFARPIDIPGYVATGVADMGITGHDMVVERQAAVEEILDLQFGRADVVLAVPDESGVARVEQLNGARIATEFPVITEGFFKQHGLSVSIVPVGGACEAAPQLGIADAIVDLTSSGSTLRMNRLHVLAEILSTSTRLIANPVSLAEKEERVGEICLALESVIRARGQRYVMMNVRRDDLPGVEAVLPSLSGPTVMEVAASENLVAVHAVVGEERIYSLINQLKRAGARDILVMPIERMVR